In Nitrosarchaeum koreense MY1, one genomic interval encodes:
- a CDS encoding trimeric intracellular cation channel family protein, with amino-acid sequence MVDFSIPAHVFIYILDLFGTMAFAVTGAFKAIENKSDIVGVLLLATITGVAGGVIRDVVMGQFPNALSDPAYVAITVTSGIAIFFLYTHLKKHWNLFLKFDAIGLGVFSIIGATFAYNLVGLNFLAIMLAGVLTAVGGGILRDVFVTQVPIVFVKEFYVSASFIGILVFYFMLYFGGELYSATIIGLAITTALRLIAMKYNWNLPKVKGI; translated from the coding sequence TTGGTTGATTTTTCAATTCCCGCTCATGTGTTTATCTACATTTTAGATCTCTTTGGAACAATGGCATTTGCAGTAACGGGAGCTTTCAAAGCCATAGAAAACAAATCCGATATCGTCGGAGTTTTACTGTTAGCTACAATTACAGGCGTTGCTGGAGGCGTAATCCGGGATGTTGTGATGGGCCAGTTTCCAAACGCATTATCTGATCCGGCATATGTTGCAATAACAGTTACATCGGGAATTGCAATTTTCTTTTTGTATACACATCTCAAAAAACACTGGAATCTATTTTTGAAGTTTGATGCAATTGGACTGGGTGTATTTTCAATAATTGGAGCAACGTTTGCATACAATCTAGTAGGGCTAAACTTTCTTGCAATAATGCTTGCAGGAGTACTTACTGCAGTAGGTGGTGGAATACTTCGAGATGTCTTTGTCACACAAGTCCCAATAGTTTTTGTAAAGGAATTTTATGTCTCTGCAAGCTTTATTGGAATTTTGGTATTTTATTTTATGTTGTACTTTGGTGGAGAGTTATACTCTGCAACAATCATAGGACTGGCAATAACTACTGCATTGAGATTAATTGCAATGAAGTATAATTGGAATCTTCCTAAAGTTAAAGGAATTTAA
- a CDS encoding 50S ribosomal protein L10, whose translation MHENRTKYPAKKTQMYQQMMEIPKKYKVVALVKTNKVRASQLLPLRKALKGQVEFVCVKDRIAQKALEKSNIPGIKGIADELVGQCLFIFTNMSPFKLNVLLAKNKIMMAARGGDIASVDIVVPAKNTGIAPGPMLTEFKEAGIPTKIDQGTIWIAKDSTPVKKGGVINEKLAVLLGKLDIKPVEAGISLYTALEEGLKYAEKDMVIDVEAIRNAFAQYHQEAVSLSIEAAYVTPENINQIIGKASQHARSLSVESGFMTSETKEQILQKAEGQAKGLASKAKGYSPA comes from the coding sequence ATGCATGAAAATAGAACAAAATATCCAGCAAAAAAAACTCAGATGTATCAACAAATGATGGAGATTCCAAAAAAATACAAAGTTGTTGCATTAGTAAAGACAAACAAAGTTAGAGCATCACAACTATTACCATTAAGAAAAGCACTCAAAGGTCAGGTAGAATTTGTCTGTGTTAAAGATAGAATTGCACAAAAAGCATTAGAAAAATCAAATATTCCGGGAATCAAAGGAATTGCTGACGAACTAGTAGGTCAATGTCTTTTCATATTTACAAACATGTCACCATTCAAACTAAACGTCTTACTTGCCAAAAACAAAATCATGATGGCAGCAAGAGGTGGAGATATTGCAAGTGTCGACATTGTAGTTCCTGCAAAGAACACAGGAATTGCTCCAGGCCCAATGCTTACTGAATTCAAAGAGGCTGGAATTCCAACAAAGATTGATCAAGGTACAATTTGGATTGCAAAAGACTCAACTCCAGTAAAGAAAGGCGGAGTAATTAATGAGAAACTAGCAGTATTGTTAGGTAAATTAGACATCAAACCAGTCGAAGCTGGAATTTCACTATACACTGCATTAGAGGAGGGTCTCAAATATGCAGAAAAAGACATGGTAATTGATGTAGAAGCAATTAGAAATGCATTTGCTCAATATCACCAAGAAGCAGTATCACTATCAATCGAGGCAGCATATGTTACTCCAGAAAACATTAACCAGATTATTGGCAAGGCATCTCAGCATGCTCGCTCATTATCAGTAGAGTCTGGATTTATGACAAGTGAAACTAAAGAGCAGATTTTGCAAAAGGCAGAAGGCCAAGCAAAAGGCCTTGCATCAAAAGCCAAAGGCTACAGTCCAGCTTAA
- a CDS encoding 50S ribosomal protein L1, whose product MITEAKLADMIKEAKTGSKQRKFTQSVEMILVFKDIDVKKGFALNEVVQLPKTSSPSTVCIMATGDMGQKAKAAKADAVVGSDELDRFAANKRASRKFINKYDFFLADTQIMPVVGKVLGQLLGPRGKMPTPVPFNASIESFLTRFRASIKVRARATLAMSCKIGDETMSDADLAINAHAVLAAVEKKLPNGDKNMKRIIIKTTMGKPIKQIEEVKKKHA is encoded by the coding sequence ATGATTACCGAGGCAAAGCTTGCAGACATGATCAAAGAGGCCAAGACAGGCAGTAAGCAACGTAAGTTTACACAGTCTGTCGAGATGATTCTAGTATTCAAAGATATTGATGTCAAAAAGGGCTTTGCATTAAACGAAGTAGTTCAACTACCAAAGACAAGCTCCCCATCAACTGTTTGCATTATGGCAACAGGAGATATGGGTCAAAAAGCAAAAGCGGCAAAAGCTGATGCAGTTGTAGGTTCTGATGAACTAGATAGATTTGCAGCAAACAAAAGAGCATCTAGAAAATTTATCAACAAATATGATTTCTTTTTGGCAGACACACAAATCATGCCAGTAGTCGGTAAAGTATTGGGTCAGCTATTAGGTCCAAGAGGTAAAATGCCAACACCAGTTCCATTTAACGCATCAATTGAATCATTTCTAACAAGATTCAGAGCATCAATCAAAGTAAGAGCAAGAGCAACATTGGCAATGTCATGTAAAATTGGTGATGAAACAATGAGTGATGCAGATTTGGCAATCAATGCACATGCGGTACTTGCTGCAGTTGAAAAGAAATTACCAAACGGAGATAAGAACATGAAAAGAATTATCATTAAAACCACAATGGGAAAACCAATTAAACAGATAGAAGAGGTCAAGAAGAAACATGCATGA
- a CDS encoding Lrp/AsnC family transcriptional regulator, whose amino-acid sequence MKLLAELTKDGSISVPELSKKLGINASVLYSRIKRLVKKKLIKKFTIVVDESLLGVGVKASIGVNRDPKLKDTIHKQLMATPEVTSISEVTGRFDIIVNVQTKNLEVLHSIVIEKLGKIDGIINTETFVELQKTDKDLVYSVV is encoded by the coding sequence ATGAAACTCTTAGCAGAGTTGACAAAAGACGGTTCAATCTCAGTTCCAGAACTATCAAAAAAATTAGGAATCAATGCATCTGTTTTGTACAGCAGAATAAAGAGACTGGTAAAAAAGAAATTAATTAAAAAATTCACAATAGTTGTAGATGAATCTCTCTTAGGAGTCGGAGTAAAGGCATCAATTGGAGTTAACCGAGATCCAAAACTAAAAGATACTATTCACAAACAACTGATGGCTACCCCTGAGGTCACATCAATTTCTGAAGTTACTGGTAGATTTGATATTATAGTAAATGTCCAGACGAAAAATCTAGAGGTGCTTCACTCTATAGTAATTGAGAAGCTAGGAAAAATCGATGGAATAATTAACACTGAAACTTTTGTAGAGTTACAAAAAACAGATAAAGATTTAGTTTATTCTGTGGTGTAA
- a CDS encoding 50S ribosomal protein L11 — protein MVDAQKISSLVTGGAASAGPPLGPALGPLGVNIMEIIKAINDKTKDFEGMKVPVTVSVFPDTKKWEIEIGIPSAAALLLKEAGVQKGTGTAGTAWVGDITIDSVVKVAKTKLEKSYATSLKSVAKTIIGTCSSLGIKVEGKTPKEITAEINAGKWDAKLN, from the coding sequence ATGGTAGACGCACAAAAAATATCTTCACTTGTAACAGGAGGAGCTGCATCTGCAGGTCCGCCACTAGGTCCAGCTTTGGGTCCATTGGGCGTAAACATCATGGAGATTATCAAGGCAATTAACGATAAAACAAAAGATTTTGAGGGAATGAAAGTTCCAGTAACAGTTTCAGTATTTCCAGATACTAAAAAGTGGGAGATCGAAATTGGAATTCCATCAGCTGCTGCATTATTGCTAAAAGAGGCCGGAGTTCAGAAAGGAACCGGCACTGCAGGAACAGCTTGGGTAGGAGACATTACCATTGATTCTGTAGTAAAAGTTGCAAAAACAAAACTAGAGAAATCATATGCAACTTCACTAAAATCTGTAGCTAAAACAATTATTGGAACTTGCTCATCACTTGGAATCAAAGTGGAAGGAAAGACTCCAAAAGAAATCACAGCAGAGATTAACGCTGGCAAGTGGGACGCAAAATTAAACTAA
- a CDS encoding transcription elongation factor Spt5 — protein MSEEVKSHLFAIRTTGGQEKVVMRLLEAKASNNKMNIQSVLLVDNLKGYVVIEAINPSDAYMAVEGIRHIRGQLRGELEFKDIEGYLVKKSTVSQLTVDNIVEITGGPFKGMKATITRIDVDKEEATVVLLDASYQLPVTVDANYLKLSSES, from the coding sequence ATGTCTGAAGAAGTAAAATCACACCTTTTTGCAATAAGAACCACTGGAGGTCAAGAGAAAGTGGTAATGAGATTACTTGAAGCTAAAGCAAGTAACAATAAAATGAATATTCAATCCGTATTACTAGTTGATAATCTAAAGGGATACGTTGTCATTGAAGCAATTAACCCAAGTGATGCATACATGGCAGTTGAAGGAATCAGACATATTCGCGGTCAACTAAGAGGAGAATTAGAATTCAAAGATATAGAAGGGTATCTGGTGAAGAAATCCACAGTTTCACAATTAACAGTAGATAACATAGTTGAGATCACTGGCGGTCCATTCAAAGGAATGAAAGCCACGATCACAAGAATTGATGTAGACAAAGAAGAAGCAACAGTAGTCTTACTTGATGCATCATATCAATTGCCAGTAACTGTCGACGCCAACTACCTAAAACTATCTAGTGAGTCTTAG
- a CDS encoding protein translocase SEC61 complex subunit gamma, whose translation MNPKQTLKNMANTMKMAKKPDKDEYQQHLRLVLLGIGGVGAIGFTIQFVFSVITFGR comes from the coding sequence ATGAACCCGAAGCAGACTTTGAAAAACATGGCAAATACTATGAAGATGGCAAAAAAGCCAGACAAAGATGAGTATCAACAGCATCTCAGATTAGTATTATTGGGAATTGGAGGAGTAGGTGCCATTGGATTTACAATACAGTTTGTCTTTTCGGTAATTACGTTTGGTAGGTAA
- a CDS encoding D-aminoacyl-tRNA deacylase gives MELLVAYRDDPAGYNMANFLSQEMKKEGDIYHGKYYDLLIIPTPAISADWLEEKYDYDGFIFLSKHAAESGALALTCHSTGNFSEAKFGGNDKQIAVPHPFIQKTYLQTLWKNRSVFSDFQITIEATHHGPTALSKPTIFIEIGTTEKQWTDVTLCNSVATLVHQVMSGHIKASPTAICFGGTHYPDKFTNELLEGKYSLGTVVPKHALDNIDENLFSEILSKNKMATTALLDWGGMGPNKQKILELLKTTNLEVIRL, from the coding sequence ATGGAGCTGCTAGTAGCTTATCGCGATGACCCTGCTGGATACAATATGGCAAATTTTCTTTCTCAAGAAATGAAAAAAGAAGGTGATATCTATCATGGAAAATACTATGATTTACTGATAATTCCAACTCCTGCAATTTCAGCTGATTGGCTAGAAGAAAAATATGATTATGATGGATTTATTTTTCTATCAAAACACGCTGCAGAATCTGGAGCATTGGCACTTACCTGTCACAGTACTGGAAATTTCTCAGAAGCCAAGTTTGGTGGAAATGATAAACAGATTGCAGTACCACATCCATTTATCCAAAAAACATATCTTCAAACTTTATGGAAAAACAGATCCGTTTTTTCTGATTTTCAAATTACTATAGAGGCAACTCATCATGGACCGACCGCATTATCAAAACCTACAATATTCATTGAAATTGGAACCACTGAAAAGCAGTGGACTGATGTAACGCTATGCAATTCAGTAGCTACACTAGTTCATCAAGTGATGAGTGGTCACATCAAAGCATCACCCACTGCTATATGCTTTGGAGGAACTCATTATCCCGATAAATTTACAAATGAATTACTTGAAGGCAAATACTCCCTTGGAACTGTTGTGCCAAAACATGCCTTAGATAATATTGATGAGAATCTGTTTTCTGAAATTTTATCAAAAAATAAAATGGCAACAACTGCTTTGCTTGATTGGGGAGGAATGGGTCCAAACAAACAAAAAATTCTTGAACTCCTAAAGACAACCAATCTTGAGGTAATTAGATTATGA
- a CDS encoding MGMT family protein gives MSLDKKIYKKLLEVPKGKITTYGELAKAVGLKNGQRAVGKIMNKNPYPVIIPCHRVIKSDGKIGGYAYGEEIKSNMLSKEGIKIQNGKILDLENSIYRF, from the coding sequence ATGAGTCTTGATAAAAAAATTTACAAAAAATTACTTGAAGTACCAAAGGGAAAAATTACCACCTATGGAGAACTTGCAAAAGCAGTTGGTTTAAAAAATGGACAACGAGCAGTTGGAAAAATTATGAACAAGAATCCATATCCTGTGATCATTCCATGTCACAGAGTTATCAAATCCGATGGAAAGATTGGTGGATATGCATACGGTGAAGAAATAAAATCAAATATGTTATCAAAAGAGGGAATAAAGATTCAAAATGGAAAGATTTTGGATTTGGAAAATTCTATTTATCGATTCTAG
- a CDS encoding 50S ribosomal protein L19e has product MVVNLKAKKRLVARVTGVGVNRVRLDADHLDDVADAITRQNIRSLITAKKITIKPIVGTSKGRSQMKKAQKHKRGTTQGSKKGRKGARVGKKDVYVAKVRSLRRLLKIAKDRKDLTNPEFWALYKKVGGNTVRNKAHLRLLMEEIIAKRS; this is encoded by the coding sequence TTGGTAGTAAATCTTAAAGCTAAAAAAAGACTCGTAGCACGAGTTACAGGAGTCGGAGTTAACAGAGTTAGATTAGACGCTGATCATCTAGATGATGTAGCTGATGCAATTACTAGACAAAACATTCGAAGTTTAATCACTGCAAAGAAAATTACCATTAAACCAATTGTTGGAACCTCAAAGGGCAGATCACAAATGAAGAAAGCACAAAAACACAAAAGAGGAACAACACAAGGCTCCAAAAAAGGTAGAAAGGGTGCAAGAGTAGGAAAGAAGGACGTCTACGTTGCAAAGGTTCGCTCACTTAGAAGATTACTAAAGATTGCCAAAGACAGAAAGGACTTGACAAATCCTGAATTTTGGGCATTATACAAAAAGGTAGGCGGAAACACTGTAAGAAACAAAGCACACCTTAGATTATTGATGGAAGAGATTATAGCAAAAAGAAGCTAG
- a CDS encoding 50S ribosomal protein L32e, producing MPINKEKLAKREEIKGHNPDFVRPESWRYVRLQTNWRKPKGVDHHQRKLKGGRGRPGLVKVGYGGPKIAKGLHPSGYTDNLVYKLSDLENLNPKTDGIRFGHGVGTKKRKEILVKALESKFKIFNARVRTVGSKS from the coding sequence ATGCCGATCAATAAAGAGAAGCTAGCAAAACGAGAAGAGATCAAAGGGCACAATCCAGATTTTGTCAGACCAGAGAGCTGGCGTTATGTTAGATTACAAACCAATTGGAGAAAACCAAAAGGAGTTGATCATCATCAAAGAAAATTAAAAGGTGGCAGAGGTCGTCCAGGACTTGTCAAAGTCGGATATGGTGGACCAAAAATTGCTAAAGGATTACATCCATCAGGATATACAGATAATTTAGTTTACAAATTAAGTGATTTGGAAAATCTTAATCCAAAAACAGACGGAATAAGATTTGGACATGGTGTAGGTACTAAAAAGAGAAAAGAAATTCTAGTAAAAGCACTTGAAAGCAAGTTCAAAATATTTAATGCAAGAGTGAGAACTGTTGGTAGTAAATCTTAA
- the pckA gene encoding phosphoenolpyruvate carboxykinase (ATP), translating to MQSFGISPSKIHRNLSVDDLVKIAVEKKEGVINSTGSLSVNTGKYTGRSPDDRFIVYDDKTHNTVDWGKVNHQFPSGKFEKLLEKMKSFVNNKELYVFDGFVGADKDNRLPIRVINDHVWQSLFARNLFIRPTNEELENHNPEFTILCINNFEAVPAVDGTESNVFIIIDLTRKIVLIGGTQYAGEMKKSMFSVMNFLLPEKGVFPMHCSANIGKDDDTALFFGLSGTGKTTLSADPNRKLIGDDEHGWSDNGTFNFEGGCYAKCINLSQEAEPEIWNAIRPGAVLENVVLNNNQPDYDDNLLTENTRVAYPLDYIPGAVIPSVGGHPKVIVFLTADALGVLPPISRLTKEGAMYHFMSGYTSKLAGTERGIKEPKSVFSECFGAPFMPRPAAVYAKVLGEKITKHNTVVYLVNTGWSGGPYGVGKRIKIKYSRAMVTAAINGSLNIVKYKHDDLFNLDIPTEVPDVPSDILDPKNTWTDKDSYNLSAKKLAQMFVENFKKFQNVAPEIISAGPVYHA from the coding sequence ATTCAGTCATTTGGAATTTCTCCCTCAAAGATACATCGAAATTTGAGCGTAGATGACCTAGTAAAAATCGCTGTAGAGAAAAAAGAAGGAGTAATCAATTCAACTGGTTCTCTTTCTGTCAATACTGGAAAATACACTGGACGTTCTCCAGATGATAGATTCATCGTTTATGATGATAAGACTCACAATACTGTAGATTGGGGTAAAGTAAATCACCAATTTCCATCAGGAAAGTTTGAGAAATTACTAGAGAAGATGAAATCTTTTGTAAACAACAAAGAGCTTTATGTCTTTGATGGATTTGTAGGAGCTGACAAAGACAATCGTTTACCAATTAGAGTGATAAATGATCATGTATGGCAAAGTCTCTTTGCAAGAAATTTGTTTATTCGACCAACAAATGAGGAGCTAGAAAACCACAATCCTGAGTTTACTATTTTGTGTATCAATAACTTTGAAGCAGTTCCAGCAGTAGATGGTACAGAGTCTAATGTTTTCATTATTATTGATTTAACTAGAAAAATTGTCTTAATTGGTGGAACCCAATATGCTGGTGAAATGAAAAAGTCAATGTTTTCTGTAATGAATTTCCTCTTGCCTGAAAAAGGAGTTTTCCCAATGCATTGTTCTGCAAATATTGGTAAAGATGATGATACTGCATTGTTTTTTGGATTATCTGGTACTGGAAAGACAACATTGTCAGCTGATCCAAATAGAAAATTAATTGGCGATGACGAACATGGTTGGTCTGATAACGGGACATTTAATTTTGAAGGAGGATGTTATGCAAAATGTATCAATCTAAGTCAAGAGGCAGAACCTGAAATCTGGAATGCAATTAGACCTGGTGCTGTTTTAGAAAATGTTGTACTAAATAACAATCAACCAGATTACGATGATAATCTATTAACTGAAAATACTCGTGTTGCGTATCCGCTTGATTACATCCCAGGTGCAGTTATTCCAAGTGTAGGCGGTCATCCAAAAGTAATTGTATTTTTAACAGCTGATGCATTAGGTGTTTTACCACCAATTTCCAGACTGACAAAAGAGGGTGCAATGTATCACTTTATGTCAGGTTACACAAGTAAGTTGGCAGGAACAGAGCGAGGAATTAAGGAGCCAAAATCCGTATTTTCTGAATGCTTTGGAGCCCCATTCATGCCTAGACCAGCTGCAGTATATGCTAAGGTATTAGGTGAAAAAATTACAAAACACAATACTGTCGTTTACCTAGTAAATACCGGATGGTCTGGTGGCCCATATGGTGTAGGTAAAAGAATTAAGATAAAATACAGTCGAGCAATGGTTACTGCGGCAATTAATGGCTCATTAAATATTGTAAAATACAAACATGATGATTTGTTTAATCTAGATATTCCAACCGAAGTACCAGATGTTCCTTCAGATATTTTGGATCCAAAAAATACTTGGACTGATAAAGACTCTTACAATCTTTCTGCTAAAAAATTAGCTCAAATGTTTGTTGAGAACTTTAAAAAGTTCCAAAATGTTGCACCTGAAATTATTTCAGCAGGTCCTGTGTATCACGCTTAG
- a CDS encoding S8 family serine peptidase: MKLWVVFTSIVVVFSSLIIFQLLPNDNFHTYIEQSVPFIGGDIPRMEGFDGTGIKIAVIDTGVDYNHPDLFGFGPDGKVVGGYNFINEGEPPLDTNGHGTQVAGVIAANGILKGVAPNSKILAYKVSENGEGVSSDLIIKAINKSIEDNADIINISLGVNKTNSNIDKAVNNALQKGIIVITAAGNDGPIPQTIGSPGKNPGSITVGATYNNLTSSLIATLEVNEKPYTVIPMTGSAKLDEPIIGKIVFGGYGKEAELKKINATNAILLVERGSDVEGEMLYFSIKEKNAVNAGAKAMIVYNNQPGIFLGQLIHEFIEPNYKPQIPVVSIDRKEGLEIKELGESKASLHVFYNPDFVAHFSSRGPVSPFYIKPDLVAPGAYINTTQTNGGYNFTSGTSFAAPHVSGSVALLLEKYPTMTNDEIKSLLMTTSEMVSDAYGSEFSLSDTGSGRLNLGKAFDAKLIITPPNFVVNLSSDNKMAEKELKLKLLNGTLDNLDVTFEGPEFIQVEDSLQENNLTVKIKISGENYGTFQEKIFINHDKIKYTVPIQIHYTKASIGVIQNDNSLFFTINDPDWNFAKISVTKSNTEVTDVITATPNKDAKMRINQNGEYWIEAKIKSNDQTLDAYNTIIANSIDETQEDFEILDIPQRQVAIVVGIIAIIGIVGAVKIKSAKRDTQDLLK, encoded by the coding sequence ATGAAGCTTTGGGTAGTTTTTACAAGTATCGTGGTTGTTTTTTCATCTTTAATTATTTTTCAATTACTACCTAATGATAATTTCCACACATACATTGAACAAAGTGTTCCATTTATTGGAGGTGATATTCCAAGAATGGAAGGATTTGACGGAACAGGAATTAAAATCGCAGTAATCGATACTGGAGTTGATTATAATCATCCAGATCTTTTTGGTTTTGGACCAGATGGTAAAGTCGTCGGCGGATATAATTTCATAAATGAAGGTGAACCACCACTTGACACTAACGGTCACGGCACTCAAGTTGCAGGAGTAATTGCAGCAAATGGAATTCTAAAAGGAGTTGCCCCTAATTCAAAAATCCTAGCTTACAAAGTTTCAGAAAACGGTGAAGGAGTATCATCTGATTTGATAATCAAGGCAATCAATAAATCAATTGAAGATAATGCGGACATTATCAACATCAGTCTTGGTGTAAACAAGACAAACTCCAATATTGATAAAGCCGTTAATAATGCACTGCAAAAAGGGATTATTGTAATTACAGCAGCAGGAAACGATGGACCAATCCCTCAAACAATTGGCAGTCCAGGAAAAAATCCTGGCTCCATTACAGTTGGCGCAACATATAACAACTTGACATCTAGTCTTATTGCAACACTTGAGGTAAATGAAAAACCATACACCGTAATTCCAATGACAGGATCTGCAAAACTTGATGAGCCAATTATTGGAAAAATTGTTTTTGGAGGGTATGGAAAAGAAGCAGAACTAAAAAAGATCAATGCAACTAATGCAATATTACTTGTAGAAAGAGGAAGTGATGTAGAAGGTGAGATGTTGTATTTTTCAATTAAAGAAAAAAATGCAGTAAATGCTGGTGCAAAGGCAATGATCGTTTACAACAACCAACCTGGAATTTTTCTTGGTCAATTAATTCATGAATTCATAGAGCCAAACTACAAGCCACAAATTCCTGTTGTATCAATTGATAGAAAAGAAGGACTTGAAATTAAAGAACTTGGTGAAAGTAAAGCTAGTCTACATGTGTTTTACAACCCAGACTTTGTCGCACATTTTAGCTCAAGGGGTCCTGTTTCACCATTTTACATAAAACCTGACTTGGTAGCACCAGGTGCATACATCAATACAACTCAGACAAACGGCGGGTACAATTTTACTAGTGGGACTAGCTTTGCAGCCCCACATGTGAGTGGCTCAGTTGCGCTACTATTAGAAAAGTATCCTACCATGACAAATGATGAGATAAAATCACTTCTCATGACCACTTCAGAGATGGTATCTGACGCATATGGTTCAGAATTCTCATTAAGTGATACTGGTTCAGGCAGGCTAAATCTTGGAAAGGCATTTGATGCCAAGCTAATCATCACCCCGCCAAATTTTGTAGTTAATTTATCATCAGATAACAAAATGGCAGAAAAGGAATTAAAATTAAAACTGCTTAATGGAACTTTGGATAATCTTGATGTAACATTTGAGGGTCCTGAATTTATTCAAGTTGAAGACTCTTTGCAAGAAAATAATTTAACAGTTAAAATTAAAATTTCAGGGGAAAATTATGGAACATTTCAAGAAAAAATTTTCATAAATCATGATAAAATAAAATACACAGTTCCAATACAAATTCACTATACTAAAGCTTCAATTGGTGTGATTCAAAATGATAACTCATTGTTTTTTACAATTAATGATCCAGATTGGAATTTTGCAAAGATTTCAGTGACAAAAAGTAATACCGAGGTAACAGATGTAATCACTGCTACACCAAATAAGGATGCAAAAATGAGAATAAATCAAAACGGAGAATATTGGATTGAAGCAAAAATAAAATCAAATGACCAAACACTTGATGCATACAACACCATCATTGCAAATTCAATTGATGAGACTCAAGAGGATTTTGAAATTCTTGACATTCCACAGAGACAGGTAGCGATAGTTGTGGGAATTATAGCAATAATAGGAATTGTTGGAGCTGTAAAAATAAAATCAGCTAAGCGTGATACACAGGACCTGCTGAAATAA
- a CDS encoding superoxide dismutase, with amino-acid sequence MGKYTLPQIPYAYDALEPHIDAKTMEIHHTKHHQAYTDKLNAALESCPADVQSKDILDILSNINQVPEAQRSAVNFNGGGYDNHKLFWNNMKPKGGGEPGGAIADAINNSFGNFAAFKEKFSSTTAVIQGSGWGWLVYNPSTKKVEYKSMPNQTSPRTEGLVPLLGCDVWEHAYYLKYQNKRPDYISSWWNVVNWDEVESRYSKVK; translated from the coding sequence ATGGGAAAATACACACTTCCACAAATACCATATGCTTATGATGCATTAGAACCTCATATTGACGCAAAAACAATGGAGATTCATCATACAAAACATCACCAAGCATACACCGACAAATTAAATGCTGCACTAGAAAGTTGTCCAGCTGATGTACAAAGTAAAGATATCTTAGACATCTTGTCTAACATCAACCAAGTACCAGAAGCACAACGTAGTGCCGTTAATTTCAATGGTGGTGGTTATGATAACCACAAGCTATTTTGGAACAACATGAAACCAAAAGGAGGCGGTGAACCAGGAGGAGCAATTGCGGATGCAATCAATAATTCTTTTGGAAACTTTGCAGCCTTTAAGGAGAAATTCTCATCCACTACTGCAGTAATTCAAGGAAGTGGTTGGGGATGGTTAGTATACAATCCTTCAACAAAGAAGGTTGAGTACAAATCTATGCCAAACCAAACTAGTCCAAGAACAGAAGGATTAGTTCCATTATTGGGCTGTGATGTTTGGGAACATGCATACTATCTGAAATATCAAAACAAACGACCAGATTACATTTCATCATGGTGGAATGTAGTTAATTGGGATGAAGTAGAAAGCAGATACTCCAAAGTAAAATAA
- the pfdA gene encoding prefoldin subunit alpha: MSEEQAQHLMQQLQMLETYYGDLSQREATLVNVLREAISAIESIKALREKPDSDSLVPIGMGTYVQTKISSSNKIILNVGAGIAMEKTYDSSINYLEARIKEIEVAIQDTTARKQDAMARLEQGKEQMNQLMQQTSEDLSG, translated from the coding sequence ATGAGTGAAGAACAGGCCCAACACTTGATGCAGCAACTCCAAATGCTTGAGACTTACTATGGAGATTTATCACAACGTGAAGCTACACTTGTTAATGTCTTACGAGAGGCAATATCTGCAATTGAATCTATCAAAGCACTTCGCGAAAAGCCAGATTCTGATAGTTTGGTACCAATTGGAATGGGAACTTATGTGCAAACAAAAATCTCATCATCCAATAAAATAATTTTGAATGTGGGAGCTGGAATTGCTATGGAAAAAACTTATGATTCTTCAATAAACTATCTTGAAGCAAGAATAAAAGAAATTGAAGTTGCTATACAAGACACTACTGCGCGAAAACAAGATGCTATGGCTAGATTGGAGCAAGGTAAAGAACAAATGAATCAACTTATGCAACAAACATCAGAAGATCTTTCGGGATAA